One stretch of Cygnus atratus isolate AKBS03 ecotype Queensland, Australia chromosome 28, CAtr_DNAZoo_HiC_assembly, whole genome shotgun sequence DNA includes these proteins:
- the ARNT gene encoding aryl hydrocarbon receptor nuclear translocator isoform X1: MAATAANPEMASDVSSLNAAVSSGNPGSGAQAGGAIVQRANKRRPGLDFDDDGEGNSKFLRCDDDPMPNDKERFARSDDEQSSADKERLARENHSEIERRRRNKMTAYITELSDMVPTCSALARKPDKLTILRMAVSHMKSLRGTGNTSTDGTYKPSFLTDQELKHLILEAADGFLFIVSCETGRVVYVSDSVTPVLNQPQSEWFGSTLYDQVHPDDVGKLREQLSTSENALTEGTKPWCLSNKDPAAPPENASKGRILDLKTGTVKKEGQQSMRMCMGSRRSFICRMRCGNSSVDPVSVNRLSFMRNRCRNGLGAAKDGEPHYVVVHCTGYIKAWPPAGVSLPDDDPDAGQGSKFCLVAIGRLQVTSSPNCTDMNNVCQPTEFISRHNTEGIFTFIDHRCVATVGYQPQELLGKDIVDFCHPEDQQLLRDSFQQVVKLKGQVLSVMFRFRSKNREWLWMRTSSFTFQNPYSDEIEYIICTNTNVKNSSQESRPALSNSMQRPQLGQSVSLPLEMGTAQLPSRQQQPPQQTELEVVPGRESLSGYDHSQVPVQPVTAAGPEHSKPLEKAESLFNQERDPRFSEIYSSINTDQNKAIPASTVPANQPIFPQGNTFTPSRPAENFRSSSMVPPVNIIQQQPSSAGRILAQISRHSNPAQVSGTNWAPGTRPPFTPQQVASQTVKTRPPSFSMGAFQGTPSSFSPMTAPGSTASPSGTAYPNLASRGTGFTTEAAQTPTPFQTRATEGVGMWPQWQGQHHGPPSGEQHVQQPQPSQPEVFSDMLTMLGDQGPNYNNEEFPELNIFPSFSE; the protein is encoded by the exons ATGGCCGCTACCGCCGCCAACCCGG AAATGGCATCAGATGTTTCCTCGCTGAATGCAGCTGTCAGCTCTGGGAACCCTGGGTCGGGTGCACAAGCTGGAGGAGCCATCGTTCAGAGAGCCAACAAGAGGCGTCCTGG GCTTGATTTTGATGATGATGGAGAAGGGAACAGTAAATTCCTCAG GTGTGATGATGACCCAATGCCAAATGATAAGGAGAGATTTGCCAG gtctGATGATGAACAGAGTTCAGCGGATAAGGAGAGACTTGCCAG GGAAAATCACAGCGAGATTGAACGTAGGCGAAGGAACAAGATGACTGCCTACATCACAGAGCTGTCAGACATGGTGCCCACCTGCAGTGCCCTGGCCCGTAAACCAGACAAGCTTACCATCTTGCGCATGGCTGTCTCTCACATGAAGTCTCTGCGTGGCACAGGCAATACCTCCACTGATGGCACCTACAAACCCTCCTTTCTCACTGACCAG GAACTCAAACACCTGATCCTAGAGGCAGCCGACGGCTTTCTGTTCATAGTGTCCTGTGAGACTGGGAGGGTGGTGTATGtctctgattctgtgactcCTGTCCTGAACCAGCCGCAGTCTGAATGGTTTGGCAGCACCCTATACGACCAGGTGCACCCAGATGACGTGGGCAAGCTGAGGGAGCAGCTTTCCACATCAGAGAATGCACTGACAG AAGGAACCAAACCCTGGTGCCTTTCTAACAAGGatcctgcagccccccctgAGAATGCATCCAAAG GTCGCATCCTAGATTTAAAGACAGGTACTGTCAAGAAGGAAGGCCAGCAGTCCATGAGAATGTGCATGGGTTCACGAAGATCTTTTATCTGCCGAATGAG GTGTGGCAACAGCTCAGTGGATCCGGTTTCTGTAAATCGTCTCAGCTTTATGAGGAATCGCTGCAG GAATGGCTTAGGTGCAGCAAAAGATGGTGAACCTCACTACGTTGTGGTGCACTGCACAGGTTACATAAAAGCCTGGCCCCCTGCAG GTGTTTCACTGCCTGATGATGACCCGGACGCTGGCCAGGGCAGCAAGTTTTGCCTCGTGGCTATTGGCAGACTCCAG GTCACTAGCTCGCCCAACTGTACAGACATGAACAACGTTTGTCAGCCAACAGAGTTCATCTCCCGACACAACACCGAAGGCATTTTCACCTTCATAGATCACCGCTGCGTGGCTACTGTTGGCTACCAGCCACAG gAACTTCTGGGGAAAGACATTGTGGATTTCTGCCACCCAGAAGACCAACAGCTTTTGCGGGACAGCTTTCAGCAG GTGGTGAAGTTAAAAGGCCAGGTTCTGTCAGTCATGTTCCGATTCCGATCCAAAAACCGGGAATGGCTCTGGATGAGAACCAGCTCCTTTACCTTCCAGAACCCCTACTCGGATGAAATTGAGTACATCATCTGTACCAACACCAATGTCAA GAACTCAAGCCAGGAATCTCGGCCTGCCCTTTCAAACTCAATGCAGAGGCCCCAGCTGGGGCAGAGCGTCAGTCTTCCCCTGGAGatgggcacagcacagctgccctCAAG gcagcagcagcccccacaACAGACAGAGTTGGAGGTGGTCCCAGGAAGAGAGAGTCTGTCTGGTTACGACCACTCACAG GTTCCTGTTCAGCCTGTGACTGCTGCTGGCCCAGAACATAGCAAGCCATTGGAGAAAGCAGAGAGCCTTTTTAATCAGGAGAGGGACCCAAGGTTCAGTGAAATCTACAGCAGTATCAATACAG ACCAGAACAAAGCCATTCCTGCCAGCACAGTCCCTGCCAACCAGCCCATCTTTCCACAGGGAAACACTTTTACTCCATCACGGCCTGCCGAGAACTTCAG gagcagcagcatggtACCTCCTGTGAACATTATTCAGCAACAGCCCTCATCAGCAGGCCGGATCTTAGCACAGATTTCACGCCACTCCAACCCTGCTCAGGTCAGCGGAACCAACTGGGCTCCGGGGACTCGGCCACCGTTCACACCCCAG CAAGTGGCATCCCAAACAGTGAAGACTCGCCCCCCTTCATTCAGCATGGGGGCTTTCCAAGGCACCCCGTCCTCCTTCAGCCCAATGACGGCACCTGGCTCTACAGCTTCCCCCAGTGGGACCGCTTACCCAAACCTTGCTAGCCGTGGCACTGGCTTCA CAACAGAGGCAGCGCAGACCCCTACTCCATTCCAGACACGGGCAACAGAAGGTGTGGGAATGTGGCCGCAGTGGCAAGGACAGCACCATGGCCCGCCGTCTGGGGAGCAGCACGTGCAGCAGCCGCAGCCAAGCCAGCCTGAGGTTTTCTCA gacatgctgACAATGCTGGGAGACCAAGGACCCAACTACAACAATGAAGAGTTCCCAGAATTGAATATATTCccttctttttcagaataa